The genomic segment ACCGTGACGACCCGCCATCTTATCACCAGGTTGGATAGTACGTTTAACTGCAAGGTAAACCTTAACAATCTTTAGTACGCCTGGAGCTAAGTCATCACCTTGGGTGATTTTACGACGTTTAACTTCGAACTTCTTATCGAAGTCAGCTTTAAGCTCTTCATGTTGCTCGGCTAATTGCTCAAGCTCAGTTTGCTTAGCTTCATCATCAATAACTTGAATTAATACATCTTTACGTGGTAATTCAGCAAGCTTAGCTTGTGAGAAACCAGCAGATAGTAATAAGTTACGTGCACGGCTCAAAACACCTTCTTCAAGGATTTCGAACTCTTCGCCTAAATCTTTACGCGCTTGGGCAACATGCATCTCTTCAATTTCAAGAGCACGTTTATCTTTTTCGATACCGTCACGAGTGAAGACTTGTACATCGATGATAGTCCCTTTAACTGAGTTAGGAACACGTAATGAACTGTCCTTAACGTCAGAAGCTTTTTCACCGAAAATTGCACGCAATAGCTTTTCTTCTGGAGTCAGCTGAGTTTCACCTTTAGGTGTCACTTTACCAACTAGAATGTCGCCGCCTTTTACTTCTGCACCAATGTAAACAATACCTGACTCGTCTAATTTAGATAGAGCAGATTCGCCTACGTTTGGAATATCAGCAGTGATTTCTTCGCTACCTAATTTCGTATCACGAGCAATACATGAAAGCTCTTGGATATGAATAGTAGTGAAACGATCCTCTTGCGCTACGCGCTCAGAGATTAAGATCGAATCTTCGAAGTTATAACCATTCCAAGGCATGAATGCGATACGCATGTTTTGACCTAGGGCCAAGTCACCTAAATCGGTAGACGGACCATCAGCTAAAACATCACCACGAACAATTGGATCACCAACAGAACAACAAGGACGTTGGTTAATACAAGTGTTTTGGTTAGAACGAGTGTATTTAGTTAAGTTGTAGATATCGATACCAGCTTCACCTGGTGTCAATTCTGCTTCGTTAACTTTCACTACGATACGGCTAGCATCAACATAGTCGATAACACCGCCACGCTTCGCAGCGACAACAACACCTGAGTCAACAGCAAGAGTACGCTCAATACCTGTACCAACAAGCGGCTTATCAGCACGCAAAGTAGGAACGGCTTGACGTTGCATGTTTGCACCCATCAATGCACGGTTAGCATCATCGTGTTCTAAGAACGGAATAAGTGATGCCGCAACAGAAATAATCTGTTGTGGTGATACATCCATATACTGGATATCAGCAGCACGCATAAAGGTAGATTCACCTTTATGACGACATGCGATTTGTTCTTCAAGCATACGGTTTGAAGAATCAATTTCGATGTTTGCCTGTGCAATCACATAACGGCCTTCCTCGATTGCTGATAAGTATTCAACTTCATCAGTAACCACACAATCAACCACCTTACGGTAAGGTGTTTCTAGGAAGCCATAAGAGTTAGTACGAGCGAAACTTGCTAAAGAGTTAATTAGACCAATGTTTGGTCCCTCTGGCGTTTCAATCGGACATAAACGACCGTAGTGAGTTGGATGTACGTCACGTACTTCGAAACCAGCACGTTCACGTGTTAAACCACCAGGACCAAGAGCAGAAATACGACGCTTATGCGTTACTTCTGACAACGGGTTGTTTTGATCCATGAACTGTGACAACTGTGAAGAACCAAAGAATTCTTTCACTGCCGCAGAAATAGGCTTAGCGTTGATTAGATCTTGTGGCATAAGCTCATTCAGATCGCCTAGAGATAGACGTTCACGAACAGCACGCTCAACACGAACTAGACCAACACGGAATTGGTTTTCAGCCATCTCACCAACGCTACGAATACGACGGTTACCTAAGTGGTCAATATCGTCGACTTCATCGTAACCATTACGGATTTCGATGATTTTCTTCATAACGTGTACGATGTCTTCTTTAGACAGTACGCCAGCACCTTCATCTTCAGAAATCTCAAGACGACGGTTGAACTTCATACGACCTACTTTAGAAAGGTCATAACGCTCTTCACTGAAGAACAAGTTCTGGAATAAGCTTTCAGCAGCATCTTTGGTTGGTGGCTCACCAGGACGCATCATACGGTAGATTTCAACTAATGCTTCAAGGCGGTTAGTTGTAGAATCAATACGTAATGTGTCTGAGATATATGCACCATGATCAAGATCGTTGATAAATAATGTATCAACTTCTTTAATACCCGCTAAAGAAAGCTTAGCTAGGTCTTCAAGGGTGATTTCAGCATTTGCGCTAACTAATACTTCACCAGTATCTTCATCAATGTAGTCTTGTGCAGCGAACTTACCAACGATGTAATCTACTGGTACTTCAAGCTCAGTAGTGTTGGTTTTTTCAAGCTGCTTAATGTGACGTGCAGTAATACGACGGCCAGCTTCAACTAAAAGCTTACCTTCAGAATCTTTGATGTCGTAACTTGCAGTTTCGCCACGTAGACGATCTGGCACAAGTGCCATAACAAGTGAATCTTGCTTAATTTTGAACTCAATACGTTCAAAGAATAAATCCAAGATTTCTTGAGTAGAAAATTCAAGCGCACGTAAGATGATAGTCGCAGGTAATTTACGACGACGGTCAATACGTACAAATAATGAATCTTTTGGATCGAATTCAAAGTCAAGCCATGAACCACGGTAAGGAATAATACGTGCGTTATAAAGCACCTTACCAGATGAGTGGGTTTTACCACGGTCATGATCAAAGAAAACACCCGGAGAACGATGTAATTGAGAAACAATTACACGCTCAGTACCATTAATTACAAAGGTACCGTTCTCAGTCATCAATGGGATATCACCCATGTAGACTTCTTGTTCTTTAATATCTTTGACTGTGCCTGGTGCAGCTTCACGGTCATAAAGAACCATACGCAATTTAACGCGTAGTGGTGCCGAATATGTAACACCGCGGATCTGACACTCTTTCACATCAAAAACTGGCTCACCTAGCTTGTAACTGACATATTGCAGTTCAGAGTTGCCAGAAAAGCTCTTGATGGGAAAAACGCTACGGAAAGCAGCTTCAAAGCCACGTTCACCCGTAGGATCTTGATCGGTGAATTTCTTAAAAGAGTCTAATTGAATAGACAACAAATACGGAATATCCAAAACTTTTGGACGTTTTCCAAAGTCTTTACGAATACGCTTCTTTTCAGAATAGGAGTAAACCATGGGTTTCCTCTACTTACGAGATGTGACCAAGACTGAAATAATTCTAAGATTAAATCAGCACGTTTGCCCATCACCGTTAATGGCAAGAACCTAACCAGTAATCTCTGCTAGGAACTGCTAAAACTGGCGATAAACGGTGAATAAAAAATCGCCTGCGCATATAGCGCAAAAAAGGCCGACGGTTAAAAAACCGCCAGCCTCCGCCCGATTACTCGGGAGGTGGTAAGTTAGAGTATAACTTACTTAACTTCTACTTCAGCGCCAGCAGCTTCTAGATCAGCTTTAAGTGCTTCTGCTTCTTCTTTAGTGATAGCTTCTTTAACTGCAACTGGTGCAGATTCAGCCATAGCTTTAGCTTCTTTCAGGCCAAGACCTGTAGCGCCACGAAGTGCTTTAATAACAGCAACTTTGTTGCCACCGAATGAAGTCATAACAACGTCAAATTCGGTTTGCTCAGCAGCAGAAGCGCCTGCGTCGCCGCCAACAGCAACAGCAGCAGCTGCAGCAGAAACGCCGAATTTTTCTTCCATTGCTTCGATTAGTTCAACAACTTCCATTACAGACATTTCTGCGAAAGCTTCTAAGATTTGGTCTTTAGTGATAGACATAACAAAAAATTCCTATTGTACTGAATTCAATTAATTTAAGCGGCTAATGAAATATTAAGCTGCTTCTTTTTGATCGCGAAGAGCGGCCAATGTACGAACGAACTTGCCAGCAGATGCTTCTTTCATAGTCATCATTAACTGAGCTAGTGCTTCTTCGTATGTTGGTAGTTTCGCTAAACGATCAATATCTGCTGCAGGGATAACTTCCCCTTCAAAGGCTGCTGCTTTGATTTCAAACTTTTCTTGTTCAGCTGCGAAATCTTTAAGAAGACGCGCTGCAGCACCTGGGTGCTCATTAGAAAAGGCAATCAAAGTAGGACCAGTAAACGTGTCGCTTAGGCACTCAAAATCAGTACCAGCAACAGCGCGTTTAACTAATGTATTACGTACAACACGTACATAAACACCAGCTTCACGTGCTGCTTTACGCAGACCGGTCATATCACCTACAGTTACACCGCGTGAATCGGCAACAACTGCAGATAAAGCACCTTTGGCGGCTTCGCTGACTTCAGCAACAATCGCTTTTTTGTCTTCGAGTCTTAATGCCATTGGCTTTACTCCTGGATTCTACCTAGGGATGTCCCTAGTATTTACCATATTAAACACTTATGTGTTTAACGACTTACGGTGCAGATTTCCAGCAGAACAAAATCTATCTGGGGGGTCTGACACCGTCTACGTAGGAAATTAAGTTATCTTATGAAAACACCTACGGTCTTGGACGGAAATCTGCTCTCAACAATGTTGAAAAGCAGACCTCAACCCACAAAGTGCGCGGATTATATACTAATCCGCATCCTTTGTATATTACTTAAGGTCTTCCAAAGTAGCTTGGTCAACCACAACACCTGCACCCATAGTGGTAGAGATGCTGACTTTTTTCACGTAAACGCCTTTAGCAACTGCAGGCTTAGCCTTTTTCAGTGCTGCGACTAACGCTTCTAAGTTTTCTTTAATTTGAGCAGGTTCAAAATCCACTTTACCGATAGTAGTGTGGATAATACCATTCTTGTCGTTACGGTAACGAACTTGACCAGCTTTGGCATTTTTAACTGCATCAGCAACGTTTGGCGTTACAGTACCAGTTTTAGGGTTAGGCATTAAACCACGTGGGCCTAAGATTTGACCTAACATACCAACAACGCGCATTGCATCTGGAGATGCGATAACAACGTCAAAGTTCATTTCACCAGCTTTAACTTGCTCAGCTAGATCTTCCATACCAACTAACTCTGCACCAGCTTCTTTAGCTGCTTCAGCGTTTGCGCCCTGTGTGAACACAGCAACACGAACTTCACGGCCAGTACCATGTGGTAATACTGTAGCGCCACGAACGTTTTGGTCTGATTTACGAGGATCGATACCTAGGTTAACAGCAACGTCAACACTTTCTACGAATTTAGCAGTTGCTAATTCTTTTAATAAAGCAACAGCTTCATTGATATCGTAGCTTTTAGTTCCGTCGATTTTCTCGCGGATTACGCGCATGCGCTTAGTTAGCTTTGCCATTATATTAGTCCTCTACTACCAAACCCATTGAACGTGCAGTACCTTCAATTGAACGCATCATCGCTTCAACATCAGCACCAGTCATATCAGCCGCTTTAGTTTCAGCAATTTCCTGAACAGCGCTGCGCTTGATAGTACCAACTTTCTCGGTATTTGGACGGCCAGAACCAGACTTAAGACCTGCCGCTTTCAATAATAAGAAAGATGCTGGAGGAGTCTTAGTTTCGAACGTGAAAGAACGATCGTTGTATACAGTGATAACAACAGGAATCGGCATACCTTTGTCGAACTTTTCAGTACGAGCATTGAATGCTTTACAGAATTCCATGATGTTCACACCTTTTTGACCTAGAGCAGGACCAACTGGTGGAGACGGGTTTGCAGCACCGGCTGCTACTTGTAGCTTAATATAAGCTTCAATTTTCTTTGCCATGTCGACATTTCCTCAATTTGGGTTCAAACGCTACCAGCTACATGCCGATGAGCTCCCCTTGAAAACAACGGGTGCGGATTATACTAAAATCCGCACCCGCAAACAAATACTATTTGTATTTAATTTAATCAGCTCTTTTCAACTTGTTGGAAGTCTAGTTCCACAGGAGTAGAGCGACCGAAGATCATTACTGAAACCTTAACGCGGTTTTTATCGTAATCAACTTCTTCGATAGTGCCATTAAAGTCAGCAAATGGACCATCGTTAACACGAACAACTTCACCAGGCTCAAACATAACGCGATGAGTCGGTGACTCAACAGTATCTTGTAGACGCTGAAGAATGGCATTCGCTTCTTTATCAGAAATAGGTGCTGGACGATCAGATGTTCCGCCAATGAAACCCATTACACGTGGAATGCTTTTCACTAAGTGCCAGCTTTCATCATTCATTTCCATTTGGACTAATACATAGCCAGGGAAGAATTTACGTTCGCTTTTACGACGCTGACCTGCTCGCATTTCAACAACTTCTTCAGTTGGTACAAGTACCTCAGCAAAGTAGTCTTCCATGTTGTGCATTTTGATATGCTCAAGTAGTGTTTTACATACACGGCCTTCATAGCCTGAGAATGCTTGAATCACATACCATCTTTTTTTAGCTTCTGTTGCTTCAGTCATGTAAATGCCTATACGCCAGTAATGAGGTTAACAACACGCAATAGTACCCAGTCGAAACCCCAAAGGATTACGGCTACGACAGCTGTTGCAGCAAGAACAATGAATGTTGTGTTTAGCGCTTCTTGACGAGTTGGCCAAACCACTTTACGTACTTCAATGTGAGCTTCACGAGCAAAAGATAAAGCTTCTTTACCTTTCACAGTTTGCAGTGCAATAAAGCCTGCAATAACAAAGGCAACAATTACGCCTAATGTGCGTACCACAACACTGGCTTCGCCAAATGCTTGGTTGCCAATAACAGCGGCGGCAATCAATATAACTGCAATGCCCCACTTAACAATATCCAGAGAATTATTCTGGTTTTCAGTATTTGTCGTCATCGGTTGGTTCCGTTACTCACTAAGACCTGAGCTTAAATTTGATAAATATGTACCACTATCAAATAGTACTTCCGAGTTTAGCCACGAAAAGCATCAGCTCAGGGTCAAAAATCGGCCATAGATTGTATTCTTATTCTAGTCAGTTCGCAAGGTCGACACCAGAGAACATAAGCAAAACTTAAAAAAAATCTATAAAACAAAAAAAGGAAGCCGAAGCTTCCTTTTTAGTGTGTTAACTAACTTCGCTATTAAGCAACGATTTTAGCTACAACACCAGCACCAACTGTACGGCCACCTTCACGGATAGCGAAACGTAAACCGTCGTCCATCGCGATTGGGTAGATTAGAGTAACAACCATCTTGATGTTGTCACCTGGCATTACCATTTCTACGCCTTCTGGAAGCTCGATAGTACCAGTTACGTCAGTTGTACGGAAGTAGAACTGTGGACGGTAGCCTTTGAAGAATGGAGTGTGACGTCCGCCTTCTTCTTTGCTTAACACGTATACTTCTGATTCGAATGTAGTGTGAGGAGTGATTGTACCTGGCTTAGCAAGTACTTGACCACGTTCAACTTCATCACGCTTAGTACCACGTAATAAAACACCACAGTTCTCACCTGCACGACCTTCGTCAAGCAGCTTACGGAACATTTCAACACCAGTACAAGTCGTTTTAGTCGTGTCTTTAACACCAACGATTTCTACTTCGTCACCTACAGTGATGATACCGCGCTCTACACGACCAGTAACAACTGTACCACGACCTGAAATTGAGAATACATCTTCAATAGGTAGTAGGAAAGGCTTATCGATGTCACGCTCTGGCTCTGGGATGTAAGTATCTAGAGCTTCAGCAAGTTCGATGATTTTTGGTTCCCAAGCTGCATCGCCTTCAAGCGCTTTAAGTGCAGAACCTTGGATAACTGGTAAGTCATCACCTGGGAAGTCATATTCAGAAAGAAGTTCACGTACTTCCATTTCTACTAATTCAAGTAGCTCTTCATCATCAACCATGTCACATTTGTTCATGAATACGATAACGAAAGGTACACCAACCTGACGTGAAAGTAGGATGTGCTCACGAGTCTGTGGCATTGGGCCATCAGTTGCTGCTACTACTAAGATAGCACCGTCCATTTGTGCAGCACCTGTAATCATGTTTTTAACATAATCGGCGTGACCAGGACAATCTACGTGTGCGTAGTGACGTGTAGGCGTGTCATATTCGATGTGAGAAGTATTAATTGTAATACCACGCTCACGCTCTTCTGGAGCGTTATCGATTTGTGCGAAATCTTTAGTCTCACCGCCGTATGCTTTCGTCAATACTGCTGAGATAGCTGCTGTTAGAGTAGTTTTACCATGGTCAACGTGACCAATTGTACCCACGTTTACGTGTGGTTTACTACGTTCAAATTTTTCTTTAGCCATGATATTGCCTCAATCCAGACTCTTGGTAATGAAAACACATATAGAAAAAATCCGATGCATAAAATGACATCGAATCGATTAGTTATGGTGATTAAGCTTAGCATAAGACAGGAGGTGCTGATTTAAAGGATTTGACTGATCAACAATTCAGTTATCTGAACCATTAATCAATCAAGTCATTCAGCAATTTGGAGCGGATGGCGGGAATCGAACCCGCGTTATCAGCTTGGAAGGCTGGAGTAATACCATTATACGACATCCGCGCAACCTGAAAGGCTACCTAACTACCTTTAAAAAATGGTGGAGGGAGAAGGATTCGAACCTTCGAAGGCTGAGCCGTCAGATTTACAGTCTGATCCCTTTGGCCACTCGGGAACCCCTCCAGAAAAATGGTGCCGGCACCAAGAGTCGAACTCGGGACCTACTGATTACAAGTCAGTTGCTCTACCAACTGAGCTATGCCGGCTAATCATTTCGGAAACGGATATTAGGTAAATGTTGGCACAAGTGCAATAGAAAATGCATAAAAAAGCTAAAAAAAGTCTTAAATGCCGTTTTTTTGGGCTTTATTAGCTACTCACGCATAAAAATCAAGCGATTTGAAAGTTAGTGATTAACTAAGGTCAGTTTTTTATTGTTGAATATATTTTGTTGGTGTACTGTGCCTGACCTAAGGAAAGGACGTTATGACAGTAAATAAACCAATACATAAAACACTTTATCATTCATTTGGGCGTAAGCAATGGTCTGAGCTTCGTAATTCAGTCCCTCTTACACTAAGTGAAGACGAACTTGCCCGCTTACAAGGCATGAACGAGCAACTGTCTTTAGATGAAGTGACAGATATTTATTTACCGTTAAGTCGTCTTTTAAACTTGATCATCGACGCTCAGCAGCAGCGCAGTGTAGTATTAGATCAATTCCTCAATCATAAACCACGTAACTCTCCCTACATTATCAGTATTTCTGGTAGTGTCGCTGTTGGTAAAAGCACCACAGCAAGGATTCTACAAGCGCTTTTACAGCGTTGGCCCCAACACCCTAAAGTAGAGTTAGTCACTACCGATGGATTTCTGTATCCTTTGGCAGAGTTAAAAGCTAAAAACTTATTAAAGCGAAAAGGCTTTCCAGAAAGCTATGATATGAAGATGCTCATTGATTTCATTTCAGCTATCAAAGCAGGTCAACCGCATGTTAATGCGCCACTGTACTCTCATATCACCTATGACCGACTTACTGACCAAGTGCAACCGATTAACCAACCAGACATCTTAATTATCGAAGGTTTAAATGTACTTCAAACTGGCTTAGATCAATCACCTGAAAGTCGCAGCAGTTTTTTATCTGATTATGTGGATTTCTCAATTTACGTAGATGCAGATGAAGTGCTTCTAAAAGAATGGTATCAGCAACGTTTTAGAAAATTTCGTCAAGGTGCTTTTAGTGATCCGAAATCCTTTTTTCATCACTATTCAAACTTGTCAGATCAACAAGCTAATCAGACCGCAGCTAATATCTGGGATACGATTAACGGCCCAAATCTCCAGTCCAATATCAAACCAAGTCGTGAACGCGCTCACCTGATCCTTAAAAAAGGAGATAATCATTTGGTAAACCGCGTTTTACTACGAAAATAACCTCGTAGATTATAGCGTACCGCGTAGGCTAATCTCTCCACCTATATAGGCGGTTTGAACGCCATCGGTTTCCAAAATAACGCCACCTTGCGAGTCAATCCCTTTGCAAACACCTACAATTGACTTAGGTGACATGACCAACTCAATTTCTTTGTCGTAAAACAGATCATATTGTTGCCAGAGCGGAATAAACTCCGTTAAACCAAATACTTCAAACTTTGCTAGGTCTAACTTTAATTGTTTATGGAGTGCTAGGAGTAGGTTAGTTTTATCGGGCATTGTATCCAGAGAAGATAAATCACTCCAAGGCTGATCTATTTTTTCAGCCTGTTGAGCCGGCATACTCATATTAATACCAAAGCCAATGACCAAATTACATTCGTCCATAGACTGACCAGATAGCTCAATCAATATACCTGCTAGTTTTTTATTGTCTTTGTAGATATCATTTGGCCACTTCAATCCAAGGCCTTCAACACCAAATGTTCTTAGCGTTGATACAATAGAACACGCAATAACTAAGCTTAACCCCATTGCGGCATTCATTCCCTGGTTTATGCGCCAATAGAGTGACCCGTAAACATGTTGACCATAAGGTGACACCCATTGACGTCCCCTACGCCCCCTGCCTGCAGACTGATATTCCGCGATGCAAATATCACCACTATCTAGTTCATCAGAGTGCTGTAGTAAGAAAGCATTGGTACTGGCTATTTCATCAAAAAAGAAACACCTATCTTCAATCCCGTTTATAAGTAAGGATTCATCAAACAAAGGCAGAGCTTTCGATAACTTGTAACCCTTACCTTTTACGCTGTATATATCAATCCCGTAATCAGCTAACTGCGCTATGTGATTATTCACTGCAGTCCTGGATATTCCGACTTTTTGTGCAATCATTTCCCCAGAAGTATAACGACAATGATCCAGCAACTTAATGATTTGCTTCTTTTTGCTCCAATGCTCTGTCATTACAATTCCACCTCTCCGTGTGAACCTATTATTCTTGGTTCTGGCTCCAGTTTGATACCAAACTTATTATAAACAGTGTCAATAACATGATGCGCCAGTTTTCGTACATCGTCACCAGTTGCTTGATTAATATTAACTATCACCAACGCTTGCTTATTATGGACTGCCGCGCCGCCCAAGATATACCCTTTGAGGCCAGCTTCATCTATAAGCCAACCTGCAGCAACTTTAATACGCCCATCAGCTTGTGCATACCCGACCAAATCAGAAAACTTTTTCAATAAACTGATGTATTGCTCTGCTTCGATAATTGGGTTCTTAAAAAAGCTGCCAACGTTACCAAGTTTACAGGGATCAGGTAACTTGCTTGTGCGTACAGCACATACAGTCTCATAGATCTCTTTAGCACTCACTGTCTGAGTATTTAAGTGGTTAAGTGGTCCATAACTTAGATTTGCTTGCCAGTTTTTTGGGATTGCTAATTTAACTGACGTAATGACTGCAATCTCTTTTAATTGTTTTTTGAAAATTGAATCACGGTAATCAAACTTACACTCAGAACCTGCAAGTGTATGCTCGCTAAAAGTATCAGTATTAAGGTAAGTGACTTCATTACAAAACTGGTTTATTTCAACTCCATATGCACCAATATTCTGAATTGGAGCAGCGCCCACTGAACCAGGAATCAATGCTAAATTTTCTAACCCGAAATAGCCCTCATCCAAAGTAAACTGAACAAGTTCATGCCAATTTTCGCCTGCCTGCACAGTTAAATAGACATTTTCATTATCTTCGGTAATAACAATGCCTTTATTGATCAGCTTAATAATCATCCCTTCATAATCGCAGGTAAAAACGATATTGCTACCACCACCTATGATCATATACGGAGCGCCCATTTCTTTTGCTTGTTTTATATATCGAATGAGATCCGAAACAGAGTTTGCCTCAACAAGCATTAGGGAATTTTGATTCAAAGACAGGGTATTTAAAGGCTTTAAGCTTGCGGACATATAAATGACTTGTACTAATAATGGTGATGTGAATATTGTACCCTGTGAACATTCATATGACTAATCGTAAGAAAGCCAAAATAGTTAACGCCTAATAAGCCACTAATAGCCTGTTTATCAATACTGAATCTGAGGGGGCAATGAAAGAAATGAACTGTTTTTATTAGTGACACTTCCAAACAGTCGACATAAAGTCTTTTAAGCAAAATTAACCTACAAAACTGTGACATAAATAATTGGATATCCACATTCAATCAAGAGAAATTAATTACTTAGCAATAACGCATTTTCATGTAGGCATATCGTCCACACTATCTTTCAAAATACTCAGCTCATTTATCATTTAGACATAAAAAACCATTGAGTTAGTCACTGGCTATCTGCTCTCTTAAAATGAGAAATTAGGCGCTTGGCAGTGACCAACATTTACATGGGCATATCAATCACACTATCAGCAGTTGATGAGTCTAAAATTGAGCTTTAGCTTAGTTCCTGAACATGTTTATCTTAAATTACAGACACAAAAAAGCCCGTTACGTGAGTAACGGGCTATCTGCTCTCTTAAAAGAGAAATTAGGCGCTTGGCGATGACCTACTTTCACATGGGGAGACCCCACACTATCATCGGCGCGATTGCGTTTCACTACTGAGTTCGGGATGGGATCAGGTGGTACCACAATGCTATTGTCACCAAGCAAATTCGGTGTTAATCGCTTATCGCAATTAACTAAATTCGGAAAGCCGTTTGAGTTTTCTACTTTATTAAGCGCTTTAAATTCTTCACTAAGTCTTACCATCACAGTAAGTAATAAATCTAGTTACCATCAACTCAGATAAAAACTCATCTGGGTTGTATGGTTAAGCCTCACGAGTCATTAGTACAGGTTAGCTCAACGCCTCACAACGCTTACACACCCTGCCTATCAACGTCCTAGTCTCGAACGGCTCTTTAGAGGAATTAAA from the Shewanella japonica genome contains:
- the rpoB gene encoding DNA-directed RNA polymerase subunit beta, which encodes MVYSYSEKKRIRKDFGKRPKVLDIPYLLSIQLDSFKKFTDQDPTGERGFEAAFRSVFPIKSFSGNSELQYVSYKLGEPVFDVKECQIRGVTYSAPLRVKLRMVLYDREAAPGTVKDIKEQEVYMGDIPLMTENGTFVINGTERVIVSQLHRSPGVFFDHDRGKTHSSGKVLYNARIIPYRGSWLDFEFDPKDSLFVRIDRRRKLPATIILRALEFSTQEILDLFFERIEFKIKQDSLVMALVPDRLRGETASYDIKDSEGKLLVEAGRRITARHIKQLEKTNTTELEVPVDYIVGKFAAQDYIDEDTGEVLVSANAEITLEDLAKLSLAGIKEVDTLFINDLDHGAYISDTLRIDSTTNRLEALVEIYRMMRPGEPPTKDAAESLFQNLFFSEERYDLSKVGRMKFNRRLEISEDEGAGVLSKEDIVHVMKKIIEIRNGYDEVDDIDHLGNRRIRSVGEMAENQFRVGLVRVERAVRERLSLGDLNELMPQDLINAKPISAAVKEFFGSSQLSQFMDQNNPLSEVTHKRRISALGPGGLTRERAGFEVRDVHPTHYGRLCPIETPEGPNIGLINSLASFARTNSYGFLETPYRKVVDCVVTDEVEYLSAIEEGRYVIAQANIEIDSSNRMLEEQIACRHKGESTFMRAADIQYMDVSPQQIISVAASLIPFLEHDDANRALMGANMQRQAVPTLRADKPLVGTGIERTLAVDSGVVVAAKRGGVIDYVDASRIVVKVNEAELTPGEAGIDIYNLTKYTRSNQNTCINQRPCCSVGDPIVRGDVLADGPSTDLGDLALGQNMRIAFMPWNGYNFEDSILISERVAQEDRFTTIHIQELSCIARDTKLGSEEITADIPNVGESALSKLDESGIVYIGAEVKGGDILVGKVTPKGETQLTPEEKLLRAIFGEKASDVKDSSLRVPNSVKGTIIDVQVFTRDGIEKDKRALEIEEMHVAQARKDLGEEFEILEEGVLSRARNLLLSAGFSQAKLAELPRKDVLIQVIDDEAKQTELEQLAEQHEELKADFDKKFEVKRRKITQGDDLAPGVLKIVKVYLAVKRTIQPGDKMAGRHGNKGVISKICPIEDMPYDETGDPVDIVLNPLGVPSRMNIGQVLEVHLGAAAKGIGNRITAMLEEQRELAELRDYIRQVYELGDEVLQKVDINSFTDDEVLRLAKNLKGGLPVATPAFDGAKEKEIKQMLELAGLPDSGQLTLCDGRTGNEFERKVTVGYMYMLKLNHLVDDKMHARSTGSYSLVTQQPLGGKAQFGGQRFGEMEVWALEAYGAAYTLQEMLTVKSDDVNGRTQMYKNIVDGNHQMHPGMPESFNVLLKEIRSLGINIELDQE
- the rplL gene encoding 50S ribosomal protein L7/L12, which translates into the protein MSITKDQILEAFAEMSVMEVVELIEAMEEKFGVSAAAAAVAVGGDAGASAAEQTEFDVVMTSFGGNKVAVIKALRGATGLGLKEAKAMAESAPVAVKEAITKEEAEALKADLEAAGAEVEVK
- the rplJ gene encoding 50S ribosomal protein L10, with protein sequence MALRLEDKKAIVAEVSEAAKGALSAVVADSRGVTVGDMTGLRKAAREAGVYVRVVRNTLVKRAVAGTDFECLSDTFTGPTLIAFSNEHPGAAARLLKDFAAEQEKFEIKAAAFEGEVIPAADIDRLAKLPTYEEALAQLMMTMKEASAGKFVRTLAALRDQKEAA
- the rplA gene encoding 50S ribosomal protein L1 — its product is MAKLTKRMRVIREKIDGTKSYDINEAVALLKELATAKFVESVDVAVNLGIDPRKSDQNVRGATVLPHGTGREVRVAVFTQGANAEAAKEAGAELVGMEDLAEQVKAGEMNFDVVIASPDAMRVVGMLGQILGPRGLMPNPKTGTVTPNVADAVKNAKAGQVRYRNDKNGIIHTTIGKVDFEPAQIKENLEALVAALKKAKPAVAKGVYVKKVSISTTMGAGVVVDQATLEDLK
- the rplK gene encoding 50S ribosomal protein L11 — protein: MAKKIEAYIKLQVAAGAANPSPPVGPALGQKGVNIMEFCKAFNARTEKFDKGMPIPVVITVYNDRSFTFETKTPPASFLLLKAAGLKSGSGRPNTEKVGTIKRSAVQEIAETKAADMTGADVEAMMRSIEGTARSMGLVVED
- the nusG gene encoding transcription termination/antitermination protein NusG; protein product: MTEATEAKKRWYVIQAFSGYEGRVCKTLLEHIKMHNMEDYFAEVLVPTEEVVEMRAGQRRKSERKFFPGYVLVQMEMNDESWHLVKSIPRVMGFIGGTSDRPAPISDKEANAILQRLQDTVESPTHRVMFEPGEVVRVNDGPFADFNGTIEEVDYDKNRVKVSVMIFGRSTPVELDFQQVEKS
- the secE gene encoding preprotein translocase subunit SecE; translation: MTTNTENQNNSLDIVKWGIAVILIAAAVIGNQAFGEASVVVRTLGVIVAFVIAGFIALQTVKGKEALSFAREAHIEVRKVVWPTRQEALNTTFIVLAATAVVAVILWGFDWVLLRVVNLITGV
- the tuf gene encoding elongation factor Tu, whose translation is MAKEKFERSKPHVNVGTIGHVDHGKTTLTAAISAVLTKAYGGETKDFAQIDNAPEERERGITINTSHIEYDTPTRHYAHVDCPGHADYVKNMITGAAQMDGAILVVAATDGPMPQTREHILLSRQVGVPFVIVFMNKCDMVDDEELLELVEMEVRELLSEYDFPGDDLPVIQGSALKALEGDAAWEPKIIELAEALDTYIPEPERDIDKPFLLPIEDVFSISGRGTVVTGRVERGIITVGDEVEIVGVKDTTKTTCTGVEMFRKLLDEGRAGENCGVLLRGTKRDEVERGQVLAKPGTITPHTTFESEVYVLSKEEGGRHTPFFKGYRPQFYFRTTDVTGTIELPEGVEMVMPGDNIKMVVTLIYPIAMDDGLRFAIREGGRTVGAGVVAKIVA